DNA from Eubalaena glacialis isolate mEubGla1 chromosome 2, mEubGla1.1.hap2.+ XY, whole genome shotgun sequence:
CCCTACACTCAACCTCGTGGTCAAATATCATCCAGTGTCTACCACTGACTGCTTTACTGGCAGCGGCAACAAATGTCTATTATTTTGGTCTGTCCTGCATGGACTCCCTCCTTCTTTGAATACCGACATCTCAATTTGCCTTTCTCACTCTTGATTCACACAGTTTAGGTGGAGCCAAACCCTCTCCCCACCCAACGAAGATGGGCAATTGGCTCAGGTCAGGCCAAGCCAAGGTTGCCTTCCACTTGAccacagtgattggtttagggaTATTAGGTGACTCAAGACAGGTCCACAAGACTCAAGGCCAGATTCATGCTGGGACTTTAGAGGGAAAAGCCCTGTCTTTTTACCAAACtctagactttatttatttatcttcgtttctgtgtgccagctttctcaagttgcggcaagaaggggctactcttcgttgtggtgcgcgggcttctcaatgctgtggcttctcttgctgcagagcacgggctctaggcacgcgggcttcagtagctgtggtgcacaggcatagttgctccacagcatgtgggatcttcccggaccagggctcgaacccgtgtcccctgcattggcaggcggattcttaaccactgcgccactagggaagtcccaaactcTAGACTTTTAGATGTAGGCCTGATGCTAGTCAGTTTAACCATGTTAGCAGAGAGGTAGGCAACTCTAGAGGTGGagaaaatgtgtgtatgtatgtgtgtgtgtgtgtgtgtgtgtgtgcgcatgtgcgcGTGCTCGTGCTCATGACTGGGTGCGCACACGCTTGGGcatggtggggggagagagaaagagagagagagagagagagcgcgcgcGAGCCACCATTTAGTCACTTGGATACAGCCGTGCCTGAAACTGGATACACACCACCGATAAATTCCCATAGTGCTTCAGCAAATTTGAGTTGGTTTCCCAGGCTTTCTAACAAAATAACTTGAATAACACAACAACACAGAGCAAGCCTCAAACTAGTCTGCTTCTCAGTGGAACATCCCATGGTGAAAGTAGTTgtcaagaaaaaggaatacagtAGACTGTTTAGTCCCTTGAAAGTTTGTTGTTCTCTCCGTCTGGACTCGAGGCTCTGTCGCAACCATGCTTCACCAGATCATCATTCAGGCCAAGAGGCATCCTAGCTTGATCCCCATCTTCATATTTACTGGAGTGGGAGGTACTGGAGCAGCACTGTATATCTTGCGCCTGGCATTGTTCAATCCAGATGTCAGTTGGAACAGAAAGAATAACCCAGAACCCTGGAACAAACTGGGTCCCAATGATCAGTACAAGCTCTACTCAGTGAATGCAGATTACAGCAAACTGAAGAAAGAAGGTCCAGACTTCTAAATGAAATGTTTCACTATAGAACTGCTTAGAATGAAGTTCTTCCAGAAGCCACCTGCACAATTTTTCACTTAACCAGGAAATGTTTCCCCTCTAAATGCACGAAATCATGTTGGTGTATGGTGCTGGGCTTTACACTGGTTAATAAAGAGtctgaaacttgaaaaaaaaccaaaagaaaaaggacTACAAATTTATGGACAAGCATGGAACTGGGAAAGTTACCTCCCCTCTCTGTGCCcaagtttctgcatctgtgaaatggggataataataaaacctCCCTCGTGGCATTATTGTGATTAAATAAGTCAACAAGAAAAGTGTTACATGAAAGTATCCCAAATGTTGGTACCATTGGtactattattagttattgttactattattgttatttccGTCGTAAAAATGATTATATCAATGCTAGAGTTCTATTGCTCTATGTGAAGGCTCTACTTTGGAGTCACATTTGAATTGTTACCAAGTTGAAATTAACTACCCATAGGGTCTATTATTGGATAAATTGagcatttattcaatcattcagaAAGGAAAtcccggccaaaaaaaaaaagaaagaaagaattacaaagggacttccctggcggtccagtggttaagactctgcacttccagtgtAGGGggagcgggttcgatccctggtcagggaactaagatcccacatgctacggggcCCCCCCAGAAAGGAAATCCACATCCAAGTCTGGGATCTGGCCTGACTCCTGAATCCACAGGGAGCACCCGTGGACAAATAGGAGACCCCTGGGGGACAGGGTCCTTATCACTACAAGAGCCTGTAAGGACCAGGCGGCCTGTGGCTCCATCTGCACCTGTGGAACCAGGCAAATTTCCCCTCTCTGTGGAATCCAGTAGGGAAACGAGTATTTTTAAGGGAACGGAGGGAAAAGGATAATGGTAGCTTTAGCTTGAATCTGAGGCTGCTGTAAGAGAGAATAACAGTGTTGGTAATTTCTCCTTCCTGTTTAAGCATTTTGGTGAAGTGCCTTCCCCTAAATTAAACTGGGAAGTAAGAAAAAACTAGTTCACATGCCAGCATACAGACCCACAGGCCCACTTGGCTACAGATTTCTAGCACACGGGAGTTGTCTTACAGGAGAACTGGGGAACTGGGCCAGACTGCAATAGCAGGAT
Protein-coding regions in this window:
- the LOC133085644 gene encoding cytochrome c oxidase subunit NDUFA4-like, which codes for MLHQIIIQAKRHPSLIPIFIFTGVGGTGAALYILRLALFNPDVSWNRKNNPEPWNKLGPNDQYKLYSVNADYSKLKKEGPDF